A window of the Synchiropus splendidus isolate RoL2022-P1 chromosome 6, RoL_Sspl_1.0, whole genome shotgun sequence genome harbors these coding sequences:
- the mdm4 gene encoding protein Mdm4 isoform X1 yields MSSIPGEAPPALSTCRTPPGDGNQVKPKAPLLQILRVAGAKEEVFTLKEVMHYLGQYIMGKQLYDKQRQHIVHCQDDPLGELLEVESFSVKNPSPVYEMLKKYLAAPAGPDAAENLSVGRECVDGGVEDRGQTCGGLGKAGQRGGSHGPFLQTPSQRRPREPDDDSLEGLPRSACKRPKLDVTLDEWDLSGLPWWFLGNLRSNYSRRSNGSTDIHTNQEEDTAIVSDTTDDLWFLTEGDSEQVSVEMKEAALEEGSGGEAEALPEEEDFVGKEEKTDREMQEEQDEDSQCLSDDTDTEISTQDAWQCTECKKYNALQQKYCVRCWALRKNWYKDVPRLSHSLSVPDIPACSLARDEDDDSDGGIDVPDCSRTVSDPVILPSHSTADRPLPTMGASKDKVPRGFSKDEALSGGESQELLGMEVEMRPEALLEPCRLCRVRPRNGNIIHGRTAHLQTCFPCARRLHKFQAPCPGCGKIIQNVIKIYVV; encoded by the exons ATGAGCTCCATACCAGGCGAGGCGCCTCCTGCACTCTCAACATGCAGaactcctccaggagatggaaACCAG GTGAAACCCAAGGCTCCGCTTCTGCAGATACTTCGGGTTGCTGGAGCCAAGGAAGAAGTTTTCACTCTCAAAGAG GTGATGCACTATTTGGGTCAGTACATCATGGGCAAGCAGCTGTATGACAAGCAGAGGCAGCACATCGTTCACTGCCAGGACGACCCGCTGggagagctgctggaggtggagaGCTTCTCGGTGAAAAACCCCAG cCCTGTGTATGAGATGTTGAAGAAGTACTTGGCAGCTCCTGCTGGTCCTG ACGCTGCAGAGAATCTTTCTGTGGGCCGTGAGTGTGTAGATGGCGGAGTGGAGGATCGTGGTCAG ACATGTGGAGGTCTGGGAAAGGCAGGTCAGCGAGGAGGCAGCCACGGGCCTTTCCTGCAGACCCCTTCCCAGAGACGACCGAGAGAGCCGGACGACG ACTCACTTGAGGGTCTTCCACGGTCGGCCTGTAAACGACCCAAGTTGGATGTGACTTTAGATGAATGGGACCTCTCCGGCCTGCCCTGGTGGTTTCTGGGTAATCTCCGCAGTAACTACAGCCGAAGGAGCAACGGCTCCACGGACATTCATACCAACCAG GAGGAGGACACGGCCATCGTGTCCGACACCACCGATGATCTTTGGTTCCTGACGGAAGGTGACAGTGAGCAGGTGAGTGTGGAAATGAAAGAGGCTGCGCtggaggaaggaagtggaggagaagcGGAGGCTCTGCCTGAGGAGGAAGATTTCGTGGGGAAGGAGGAGAAGACCGATCGAGAG atgcaggaggagcaggacgaGGACTCTCAGTGTTTGAGCGACGACACCGACACGGAAATCTCCACACAA GATGCTTGGCAGTGTACGGAGTGCAAGAAGTACAACGCCCTTCAGCAGAAGTACTGCGTCCGCTGCTGGGCTCTCCGAAAGAACTGGTACAAAGATGTCCCCCGGCTTTCCCACTCCCTCTCGGTACCCGACATTCCAGCCTGCAGCCTGGCACGCGACGAGGACGACGACAGTGATGGAGGCATAGACGTCCCAGACTGCAGCCGGACGGTCTCCGACCCGGTCATCCTGCCTTCCCACTCCACGGCGGACCGGCCACTGCCCACTATGGGGGCGAGCAAAGACAAAGTTCCCCGCGGCTTCTCCAAGGATGAAGCCCTGTCAGGTGGGGAGAGCCAGGAACTCCTGgggatggaggtggagatgagacCGGAGGCGCTGCTGGAACCCTGCCGGCTGTGCCGCGTGCGTCCCCGCAACGGTAACATTATCCACGGACGCACGGCTCACCTGCAGACCTGCTTCCCATGTGCCCGACGGCTTCACAAGTTCCAGGCTCCCTGCCCTGGCTGTGGGAAGATCATTCAGAATGTCATCAAGATTTACGTGGTCTGA
- the mdm4 gene encoding protein Mdm4 isoform X2: MSSIPGEAPPALSTCRTPPGDGNQVKPKAPLLQILRVAGAKEEVFTLKEVMHYLGQYIMGKQLYDKQRQHIVHCQDDPLGELLEVESFSVKNPSPVYEMLKKYLAAPAGPDAAENLSVGRECVDGGVEDRGQTCGGLGKAGQRGGSHGPFLQTPSQRRPREPDDDSLEGLPRSACKRPKLDVTLDEWDLSGLPWWFLGNLRSNYSRRSNGSTDIHTNQEEDTAIVSDTTDDLWFLTEGDSEQVSVEMKEAALEEGSGGEAEALPEEEDFVGKEEKTDREEEQDEDSQCLSDDTDTEISTQDAWQCTECKKYNALQQKYCVRCWALRKNWYKDVPRLSHSLSVPDIPACSLARDEDDDSDGGIDVPDCSRTVSDPVILPSHSTADRPLPTMGASKDKVPRGFSKDEALSGGESQELLGMEVEMRPEALLEPCRLCRVRPRNGNIIHGRTAHLQTCFPCARRLHKFQAPCPGCGKIIQNVIKIYVV, encoded by the exons ATGAGCTCCATACCAGGCGAGGCGCCTCCTGCACTCTCAACATGCAGaactcctccaggagatggaaACCAG GTGAAACCCAAGGCTCCGCTTCTGCAGATACTTCGGGTTGCTGGAGCCAAGGAAGAAGTTTTCACTCTCAAAGAG GTGATGCACTATTTGGGTCAGTACATCATGGGCAAGCAGCTGTATGACAAGCAGAGGCAGCACATCGTTCACTGCCAGGACGACCCGCTGggagagctgctggaggtggagaGCTTCTCGGTGAAAAACCCCAG cCCTGTGTATGAGATGTTGAAGAAGTACTTGGCAGCTCCTGCTGGTCCTG ACGCTGCAGAGAATCTTTCTGTGGGCCGTGAGTGTGTAGATGGCGGAGTGGAGGATCGTGGTCAG ACATGTGGAGGTCTGGGAAAGGCAGGTCAGCGAGGAGGCAGCCACGGGCCTTTCCTGCAGACCCCTTCCCAGAGACGACCGAGAGAGCCGGACGACG ACTCACTTGAGGGTCTTCCACGGTCGGCCTGTAAACGACCCAAGTTGGATGTGACTTTAGATGAATGGGACCTCTCCGGCCTGCCCTGGTGGTTTCTGGGTAATCTCCGCAGTAACTACAGCCGAAGGAGCAACGGCTCCACGGACATTCATACCAACCAG GAGGAGGACACGGCCATCGTGTCCGACACCACCGATGATCTTTGGTTCCTGACGGAAGGTGACAGTGAGCAGGTGAGTGTGGAAATGAAAGAGGCTGCGCtggaggaaggaagtggaggagaagcGGAGGCTCTGCCTGAGGAGGAAGATTTCGTGGGGAAGGAGGAGAAGACCGATCGAGAG gaggagcaggacgaGGACTCTCAGTGTTTGAGCGACGACACCGACACGGAAATCTCCACACAA GATGCTTGGCAGTGTACGGAGTGCAAGAAGTACAACGCCCTTCAGCAGAAGTACTGCGTCCGCTGCTGGGCTCTCCGAAAGAACTGGTACAAAGATGTCCCCCGGCTTTCCCACTCCCTCTCGGTACCCGACATTCCAGCCTGCAGCCTGGCACGCGACGAGGACGACGACAGTGATGGAGGCATAGACGTCCCAGACTGCAGCCGGACGGTCTCCGACCCGGTCATCCTGCCTTCCCACTCCACGGCGGACCGGCCACTGCCCACTATGGGGGCGAGCAAAGACAAAGTTCCCCGCGGCTTCTCCAAGGATGAAGCCCTGTCAGGTGGGGAGAGCCAGGAACTCCTGgggatggaggtggagatgagacCGGAGGCGCTGCTGGAACCCTGCCGGCTGTGCCGCGTGCGTCCCCGCAACGGTAACATTATCCACGGACGCACGGCTCACCTGCAGACCTGCTTCCCATGTGCCCGACGGCTTCACAAGTTCCAGGCTCCCTGCCCTGGCTGTGGGAAGATCATTCAGAATGTCATCAAGATTTACGTGGTCTGA
- the myog gene encoding myogenin yields MELFETNPYFFPDQRFYEGGDSYFPSRLPGTFDQTGYQDRSSVMGLCGGLSGGVGVGGTGAEDKPSPSSLSPQSEPHCPGQCLPWACKLCKRKTVTMDRRRAATLREKRRLKKVNEAFDALKRSTLMNPNQRLPKVEILRSAIQYIERLQALVSSLNQQDTESGQQGIHYRPSPTQPRVSSSSEPSSGSTCCSSPEWSSTPEQCTQSYSSEDLLSAADSPEHGNLQSLTSIVDGIAADGAFPVDIPK; encoded by the exons ATGGAGCTTTTCGAGACCAACCCGTACTTCTTCCCCGACCAGCGCTTCTACGAAGGCGGGGACAGCTACTTCCCCTCGCGCCTTCCGGGGACCTTCGACCAGACGGGCTATCAGGACCGCAGCTCCGTGATGGGGCTGTGTGGAGGTCTGTCTGGAGGCGTCGGGGTCGGTGGGACGGGAGCCGAAGACAAACCCTCTCCGTCGAGTCTGTCGCCGCAGTCCGAGCCCCACTGCCCGGGTCAGTGCCTGCCGTGGGCCTGCAAGCTGTGCAAGCGCAAGACGGTGACCATGGACCGCCGGAGAGCCGCCACGCTCCGAGAGAAGCGGCGTCTGAAGAAGGTGAACGAGGCGTTTGACGCTCTGAAGAGGAGCACGCTGATGAACCCCAACCAGCGGCTGCCCAAAGTGGAAATCTTGCGAAGCGCCATCCAGTACATCGAGAGACTCCAGGCCCTGGTGTCCTCGCTCAACCAGCAGGATACAGAGTCGGGACAGCAAGGGATTCACTACCGACCCAGCCCGACCCAGCCCAGA gtgTCGTCGTCAAGCGAGCCCAGCTCAGGCagcacctgctgcagcagccccGAGTGGAGCAGCACCCCGGAGCAGTGCACCCAGAGCTACAGCAGCGAGG ACCTCTTGAGCGCCGCTGACTCTCCGGAACATGGCAACCTGCAGAGCCTGACCTCCATCGTGGACGGAATCGCTGCAGACGGAGCCTTTCCAGTGGACATTCCCAAATGA